The Mycobacterium riyadhense sequence CAGCCCGCCGTCCCCGCCGGCCCCACCGGCCCCACCGATGCCGATTTCGCCGAGCCCGCCGGCCCCACCGGCCCCGCCGGCGCCGAACAGCCCGCCGGTCCCGCCGGCCCCTCCGGCGCCGCCGGCGACGCCGCCGGCGGCGAGGCCTCGCCCGCCGGGCCCGCCAGGCCCGCCGTTGCCGAACAGCCCGCCGGGCCCGCCGGCGCCGCCAGCCCCGCCGATGGCGTCGCCGAACCCGCCGGCGCCGCCGGCGCCGCCGCTGTTGAACAGCCCGCCCGCCCCGCCGACCCCGCCGGCCCCGCCGGCGGCACCGCCGCCCCCGAACCCGCCGGCCCCGCCAGCGCCGCCTGCCCCGAACAGCAAGGCGCCCCCGCCCGCCCCGCCGGCCCCGCCGGCCTTACCGGCGCCCGATGCGCTCCCCCCGGCGCCGCCGGCCCCACCGCTGCCGAGCAACCCGCCGGGCCCGCCGGCCCCGCCGGGCCCACCATCGCCAACGGCGCTCGGCGCGCCGGACCCGCCGGCCCCGCCGTTGCCGATCAACCACCCGCCGGGCCCGCCATTGGCCCCGGTCCCCGGAGCGCCATTGGCGCCATCGCCGAACAGCGGGCGCCCGGTAGCCGCCTGGACGGGCGCATTGAGCACGTCGAGCGCATTCTGCAGCACCGAGGCCGCGGTGGCCTCGGCACCGGCATACGAGCCCGCACCCGCGGTCAAAGTCTGCACAAACTGGTGATGAAATGCCGTCGCCTGCGTGCTAAGCGCCTGATAGGCCTGACCGTGGGCGCCGAACAGCGCTGCGATGGCCGCCGACACCTCATCAGCGGCCGCGGCCGCTACCTGGGTAGTAGTGGCCGCCGCCGCTGAGTTGGCCACGCCGAGTATCGATCCAAGATTGGCCAAATCCGACGCCGCCACTGCCATGGCTTGTGGGGTCGCGATCACAGACGACATCTGACACCTCCCACTCCGACATGACGACCAAGGGTGATACCGGCTAGGGAGCGCCTGGCCCCCGGCCAGGAATCGGTGGGGTCAAATGTATCGCGGTCGGGGCACCGGATCCGGCGGTTTCCCCAACAACGTTGTCCACTTTTACCGTCCCCCTGACAGTCCTTCGACCGATAAGCCCTGGCAACAGCGGATTGGCAGGTCGCCGAGCCGCCCCCGTAGGCTTGACAGGTGCATACCGACGTGCTGGATGTGGACACCTCGCGGCGCCGCATTGTCGATCTCACCGACGCGATACGCAGGTTCTGCTTCTCGTACGGGGATGGTCTGTGCAATGTGTTCGTTCCCCATGCGACCGCCGGGGTGGCGATCATCGAGACCGGCGCCGGGTCCGACGACGACCTGGTCGACACCCTGGAGCGGCTGCTGCCACGCGACGACCGCTACCGGCACGCGCACGGCTCCGAGGGGCACGGCGCCGACCACGTGCTGCCGGCGCTCGTCGCGCCGTCGGTGACGGTGCCGGTCGCACAGGGCGAGCCGATGCTGGGCACCTGGCAAAGCGTCGTACTGGTCGACCTGAACCGGGACAATCCGCGGCGGTCGGTGCGTTTGAGCTTTGTAGAAGGCTAGGTTTACGTCTGGCAATTGACCTGCGAACAAAGAAAGAAAGCAAACAGAGTGCAAACACACGAGATCAGGAAGCGGTTCCTTGATCACTTCGTGAAGGCGGGCCACACCGAGGTGCCGAGTGCCTCGGTGATCCTCGACGACCCCAACCTGTTGTTCGTCAACGCCGGCATGGTCCAGTTTGTGCCGTTCTTCCTCGGGCAGCGCACGCCGCCATACGCGACGGCCACCAGCATCCAGAAGTGCATCCGCACGCCCGATGTCGACGAGGTGGGCATCACCACCCGGCATAACACCTTCTTCCAGATGGCCGGCAATTTCTCGTTCGGCGACTACTTCAAGCGCGGGGCCATCGAACTGGCCTGGGCGCTGCTGACCAACAGCATTGCCGACGGGGGATACGGGCTTGACCCCGAAAAACTCTGGGCCACAGTATATCTCGACGATGACGAAGCCGCTGGCCTATGGCAGGAGACCGCCGGGCTGCCGCCCGAGCGGATCCAGCGCCGCGGGATGGCCGATAACTACTGGTCGATGGGCATCCCCGGGCCATGCGGTCCGTCGTCGGAGATTTACTACGACCGCGGGCCCGAGTTTGGCCCCGAGGGCGGTCCCATCGTCAACGAGGACCGCTACCTCGAGGTGTGGAACCTGGTGTTCATGCAGAACGAGCGCGGTGAGGGAACCACCAAGGAGGACTACCAGATCCTGGGGCCGCTACCGCGCAAGAACATCGACACCGGCATGGGCGTCGAACGGATCGCACTGGTTTTGCAAGGGGTGCACAACGTCTACGAGACCGACCTGCTGCGGCCGGTGATCGACTTGGTCGCCACTCGTGCGCCGCGCCCCTACGATGTCGGCAGTCACGAAGACGACGTGCGCTACCGCATCATCGCCGACCACAGCCGCACCGCCGCCATCCTGATCGGCGACGGCGTCAGCCCCGGCAACGACGGCCGCGGCTATGTGTTGCGCCGGCTGCTGCGCCGGGTCATCCGCTCGGCCAAGCTGCTGGGCATCGACACCCCCATCGTCGGTGATCTGATGGCCACCGTGCGCGACTCCATGGGCCCGTCGTATCCCGAGTTGGTTAACGACTTCGAGCGGATCAACCGCATCGCCGTTGCCGAGGAGACGGCGTTCAACCGCACGCTGGCGTCGGGCTCGAAGCTGTTCGACGAGGTTGCCGGCGCGACCAAATCCGCAGGCGCCACGGTGGTTTCCGGCTCGGATGCCTTCACCCTGCACGACACCTACGGGTTCCCGATCGAGCTCACGTTGGAGATGGCGTCTGAAGCCGGCTTGACCGTCGACGAGGCGGGCTTCCGCGAACTGATGGCCGAGCAGCGCCGGCGCGCCAAGGCTGACGCCGCCGCGCGCAAGCACGCCCACGCCGATTTGAGCGCCTACCGCGAGCTGGTCGACGCCGGCCCCACCGAGTTCACCGGATTCGACGAATTAACCTCCCAAGCAAAGATTTTGGGCATCTTCGTCGACGGCAAGCGGGTTCCGGTGGTCGCGCACGGCGACACCCTCCACGCGGACCGGGTGGAACTGGTCTTGGACCGCACACCGCTGTACGCCGAGTCCGGCGGGCAGATCGCCGACGCCGGGACCATCACCGGGACCGGTGCCGGCGGGAGCGCCAAGGCCGCGGTTACCGATGTGCAAAAGATCGCCAAAACCCTTTACGTACACCGAGTCAACGTGGAATCGGGAGAGTTCGTCGAGGGCGACACCGTCGTCGCGGCGGTGGACCCGGGCTGGCGCAAGGGTGCCACCCAGGGTCACTCGGGCACCCATATGGTGCACGCGGCGCTGCGACAAGTGTTGGGGCCCAACGCGGTTCAGGCCGGGTCGCTGAACCGGCCGGGCTATTTGCGCTTCGACTTCAACTGGCAAGGGCCGCTGACCGAAGAGCAGCGCACCCAGATCGAAGAGGTGACTAACGAGGCGGTGCAGGCCGACTTCAAGGTGCACACGTTCACCGAGCAGCTCGACAAAGCCAAGGCGATGGGAGCGATTGCGCTGTTTGGTGAGAGCTACCCCGACGAAGTGCGGGTGGTGGAAATGGGCGGACCGTTCTCCTTGGAGTTGTGCGGTGGCACGCATGTGCCCAACACCGCGCAGATCGGCCCCGTGACGATTCTGGGCGAATCGTCGATCGGCTCCGGGGTGCGCCGGGTGGAGGCCTACGTCGGCCTGGATTCCTTCCGGCACCTGGCCAAGGAGCGTGCGCTGATGTCCGGGCTGGCCGCGTCGCTGAAGGTGCCCTCCGTTGAGGTGCCCGCCCGGGTGGCCAACTTGGTGGACCGGCTCAAGGCCGCCGAGAAGGAACTCGAACGCGTGCGGCAGGCGAGCTCCCGGGCGGCCGCGGCAAATGCGGCCGCCGGAGCCGAGCGCATCGGTAACGTCCGGGTGGTGGCACAGCGAATGTCCAGCGCAATGTCGGCGGCCGACCTGCGCTCCCTGGTCGGCGACATCCGCGGCAAGCTGGGCAGCGATCCCGCGGTGGTCGCGTTGATCGCTGCGCCTCCTGGGGACGAGGGCTCCACCGTGCCGTATGCGGTTGCCGCCAATCCCGCCGCTCAAGACCTGGGGATCCGTGCCAACGATCTGATCAAACAGCTCGCCGTGGCGGTCGACGGCCGGGGCGGCGGTAAGCCCGACCTGGCGCAGGGCTCAGGAAAGGATCCGACCGGCATCGACGCCGCGCTCTCGGCGGTGCGCTCCGAGATCGCCGTGATAGCGCGGGTCGGTTGAGTGGTCGAAATACAGCGGGGACCTAGACGTGGGAGGAGCCTCGGCATCGACGTCGGCAAGGTGCGCATCGGCGTGGCGTCCAGCGACCCCGACGGTATCCTCGCCACCCCGCTGGAAACAGTGCGCCGGGACCGTTCCGGTAAGCACCTGAAGCGGCTGGCCGCGCTGGTCGCCGAGTTGGAGGCCGTCGAGGTGATCGTCGGACTGCCGCGCACCCTGGCCGACCGCATCGGCCCCTCGGCGCAAGACGCGATCGATCTCGCCGATGCGCTGGCAGAGCGGATCGCCCCGACACCGGTGCGGCTCGCCGACGAACGGTTGACGACGGTCAGTGCGCAGCGCTCATTGCGGGAGGCGGGGGTGCGCGCCCGCGACCAACGCGCCGTGATCGACCAGGTGGCCGCGGTGGCCATCCTGCAGAGCTGGTTGGATCAACGCCGCGCCGGGGCAGGTTCCGATGTCTGATGAAGATGGGCACCGTCGGGTCGAGCCCGTGGCGGTCGGGCCGGCGAGACATCGGAGAACCCGTGCCGAGCGCAAACGCGCGCAACGAATCCGCCGTCGGCGCCGCATCGCCGGCGGATTCGCGATTGGCTCGATCGTCGTCGTAGGAGTTGCAACCGTCTTCCTCGGCTCGAAACTGTGGCACCTGCTATCCGGCGCCAACGACGACTACACCGGCAACGGCAAGCGCGACATCGTGATTCAGATCGAGGCCGGTGACTCGACCACCGCGGTCGGGGAGACGCTGCACAACAAGGGCGTGGTGCGCACCGTGCGGGCGTTTGTCGACGCCGCACACGGTAACGCCGCGATCTCGTCGATTCAGCCCGGCTTCTACCGGATGCGCACCGAGATCCCGGCGGCCAGCGCGGTCGCGCGGCTCGCGGACCCGCGGAACCGGGTGGGCAAGCTCGTCATTCCGGAGGGTCGACAGCTCGACGACACCACGGACATGAAGACCGGCAAGCTGAATCCTGGGATCTTCTCGCTGATCTCCCGGGCCACCTGTGTGGATCTCGACGGTAACCAGCGCTGCGTTTCGGTGGCCGACCTGCGCACGGCGGCAAGCAAGAGCACCCCGGCGATGCTGTCGGTGCCGCCCTGGGCGGTCCAGCCGGTGCTAGAGCTGGGTGACGACCACCGCCGGATCGAGGGCCTCATCGCACCGGGGACCTTCAACATCGATCCTGCGGCCCCGGCCGAGACCAGCCTGGCGACCCTGATCGGCGCCGGCGCCATCGAGTACACGAAGTCGGGGTTGGTGGATACCGCCAAGGCCCTGAGCTTGTCGCCCTACGACATCCTTGTGGTGGCGTCGCTGGTGCAGCAGGAAGCCAACGTGCAGGACTTCCCTAAGGTGGCGCAAGTCATCTACAACCGGCTGCGCGAGCACCGCACGCTGGAATTCGACTCGACGGTGAACTATCCGCTGGACCGTCGGGAGGTGGCCACCAGCGATGCCGACCGTGCGCAACGCACGCCGTGGAACACCTACGTGGCCGAAGGCTTGCCGGCCACGGCGATCTGTTCGCCCGGCGTGGACGCGCTGCGAGCCGCCGAGCATCCAGCGCCGGGGGACTGGCTGTACTTCGTCACCATCGACGCCCAGGGGACAACGCTGTTCACCAGGGATTACCGCCAGCATCTGGCGAACATCGAGCTGGCCAAGCGCAACGGTGTCCTCGATAGCACGCGCTAGAAGGGCGGCCGTTCTCGGCTCGCCGATCGCGCATTCCCGGTCCCCGCAGCTGCACCTGGCCGCCTACCGTGCGCTGGGTCTGGACGACTGGACCTACGAACGCATCGAGTGCGGTGCCGAAGAGCTGCCGGGTGTGGTCGGTGCTTTCGGGCCGGAGTGGGTCGGCGTGTCGGTGACCATGCCGGGCAAGTTCGCTGCCCTGCGTTTCGCCGACGAGCGCACCGCTCGCGCCGAACAGGTGGGATCGGCCAACACCCTGGTGCGCGTTCCGGGCGGCTGGCGCGCCGATAACACCGATATCGACGGCGTAACCGGCGCGCTCGGGCCGGTATCCGGGCATGCGCTGGTGTGCGGGTCGGGTGGTACCGCACCGGCGGCGGTCGTCGGATTGGCCGAACTCGGCGTCACCGGGATCACCATCGTGGCGCGTAACCTCGACAAGGCGGCCAGGCTGGTGGACCTGGGCTCGCGAGTCGGCGTCGCGACCCGATTCTGCGACCTCGACGGCCCCGGTCTGGCCGACGAAGTCGCCGTAGCGCAGGTGCTGGTCAGCACCATCCCTGCTGATGTGGCGGCGCGTTATGCCGGCACTTTCGCCACGATCCCGGTGCTGCTCGACGCCATCTACAGCCCGTGGCCCACACCGCTGGCCGCGGCCGTGTCCGCCGCGGGGGGCCGGGTGATCAGCGGCCTGCACATGCTGCTGCACCAGGCGTTCGCGCAGGTTGAGCAATTCACCGGGCTGCCCGCGCCCCGAGAAGCCATGACTTGCGCATTGGCGGAACTGGATTAGCCTGCCGCGCATGCGGATTGGGATCGCGGGTGTACTGCTGACCTGGCTCGCGGCATTGAGCTACTACGACATCAAGCAACGGCGGTTGCCCAACCTGCTGACGCTGCCCGGGGCGGCGTTGGTTCTGCTGGGCGCGGCCGTCGCTGGCCGTGGCATGCCGGCGTTGGCCGGTGCGACGGCATTGACCGCGGTGTACCTGTTGGTCCATCTGTTGGCGCCGACGGCGATGGGCGCCGGCGACGTCAAGCTGGCGATTGGCCTGGGCGGGTTGACGGGCTGCTTCGGCACCGAGGTGTGGCTGCCGGCGGCGCTGGCCGCGCCGCTGCTGACCGCGCTTGTGGGCGTGGTCGGGCTGTGGCGCGGCGTGCGCACGGTCCCACACGGTCCGTCGATGTGCGTGGCCACGGCTGTCGCGTTGGTGTTCATCAGAGGCCCGCAGTAGAGGGCCGGACGCTGGCTCCGCCGAACCGCGTCGATCGTGGCCGATGCGGGTTCGCAGAGGCACGAGGCCCATATGATGTATACATCATTAGCTTGATGACGTATATTTTGCGCGTGAAAAGGCTGCAGATCTACATCGACGAGGACGTTGACCGGGCGCTTGCTGTTGAGGCACGACGGCAGCGGAAGTCGAAGGCGGCGCTGATCCGCGAATACGTCGCTGAACATCTTCGGCACCCGGGCCCAGATCCTGTCGATGCCTTCGTTGGATCGTTCGAGGGGGGAGCGGACTTGTCCGCGTCCGTTGACGATGTGGTTTACGGAAAGCGCGAATGATTTTCGCCGACACGTCCTTCTGGGCGGCGCTCGGCAACGCCAGAGACGCTCGACACGACACAGCGAAGAGGTTGTGGGCTAGCAAACCGGCCGTAGTTGTGACTTCCAATCATGTCCTGAGCGAGACCTGGACGCTGCTCAACCGGCGCTGCGGTCACCGCGCCGCGGTTGCTGCCGCTGCTATCCGCTTCAGCACCATCGTTCGCGTCGAGCGCGTAACGGCCGACTTGGAAGAGCAGGCCTGGGAATGGCTCGCGCGGCATGATGAGCGAGAGTACTCATTCGTCGATGCGACGAGCTTCGCGCTGATGCGCAGCAAGGGCATCCATAATGCGTATGCCTTCGACGGTGACTTCAGCGCAGCAGGTTTTGTCGAGGTAAGACCCGAGTAGGCGTCGCAACCCCTGCCGGAGGACACGGCTGGGCCACCCGGGGAACCTCGGTCTAAACGGGTCGCGAAACCAACCAGCATCGCTTAGTACGGTGGCTGTAGATCCCGGAACATCGGGAAGTGACGCACATTAGTGGTCAGCAGATCGGCGTCGACGACAATTGCGGTCGCGGCGATTAGGTAGTCGACGTCGTCGATGCCACTGTGGCTGCGCCGGTATCGACGGGCGAGTTGTCCGCCTATCCGGGCAATGTCCTCGGTCACCCGGGTCCACGCCAATGCCGAGAAGAAAGCTTCAAGTGTCGCGAGTTCGCTTTTCCGCACGCCTGCGAGGAGTTCGAATCTCACCAGCTCGCTGGCCGCGATCTCCTCACCGTTATTGACCAATTCGGTGAGCAGCTCCGCAGCCGCAGGCTCGCCGCGAAGGTGGTCTACCGCGACCGAGGTATCGATCAGCTTCACGCCAGACCGAGCCGAGCGAGGCGTTCGTTGAGGTTGCTCCGAATCGCGTCGACATACTCGGCGCCGGTGAAGTCCCGTCCTCGCCACGAGCCATGGCTGTAGTCGAGCGCGGCGAGCCGTTCCTGCTTGGATCTCATGCCGTAGACGGTGTGGATTGCGCGTCGGATGAGTTCCGACCGCGATGCGCCGCTCGCCTTGGCGGCGCGATCGAGCAGCTCGAGCTCCTCTTCGCCCAGGGTTACCTGAGTCCGCATGACATCACTATACATCAAGTGATGTTCCAAAGATTGCGCTGCCTACTAAAGGCTTCCGCGAGGCGCAATCCATTCCATGCGCTGGCCCGTGATGCTGCGACCCGGTCATAGTCCTCGTCGTAGTGCCATACGACGGTTGATGGCCGTCAGCGAATGTGGACGCGCGGTTCGCGCAGCTGAGTTACTCGAGCCCCACATGCTGCCTGGACAATGCATTGCCATGGGAAGATGGGACGCGTGTTGCGCTGGATCACCGCGGGGGAGTCCCATGGCCGCGCCCTGGTGGCCGTGGTGGAAGGCATGGTCGCCGGCGTGGAAGTCACCTCGACCGACATCGCCGACCAGTTGGCCCGCCGCCGGCTGGGTTATGGCCGCGGCGCGCGGATGGCGTTCGAGAGGGATGCGGTGACCGTGCTGTCCGGGGTGCGTCACGGCACCACTCTGGGCGGTCCCATCGCCATTGAGATCGGCAACACCGAGTGGCCGAAGTGGGAAACCGTCATGGCCGCCGATCCGGTCGACCCGGCGGAGCTCGAAGGCAGTGCTCGCAATGCGCCGCTGACCCGGCCGCGGCCCGGGCACGCCGACTATGCGGGCATGCTCAAGTTCGGCTTCGACGACGCGCGCCCGGTGCTGGAGCGGGCCAGCGCCCGCGAGACCGCCGCTCGCGTCGCGGCGGGGACCGTCGCGCGGGCGTTCCTGCGTCAGGCGCTGGGGGTTGAGGTGCTGTCACATGTCATTTCGATCGGCGCATCGGCGCCTTACGACGGTCCGCCACCGCGGGCCGAGGATCTGCCGAAAATCGATGCCAGTCCCGTTCGCGCGTTCGACGAGGCCGCCGAACAAGCCATGATCACCGAGATCGAGGCGGCCAAGAAGGACGGCGACACCCTGGGCGGCGTGGTCGAGGTGGTGGCGCTGGGCCTGCCCGTGGGGCTGGGTTCCTTCACCAGCGGCGACAACCGGCTCGACGGCCAGCTGGCCGCGGTGGTCATGGGCATCCAGGCGATCAAGGGCGTGGAGATCGGCGACGGATTTCAGACCGCGCGCCGCCGCGG is a genomic window containing:
- a CDS encoding ribbon-helix-helix protein, CopG family gives rise to the protein MRTQVTLGEEELELLDRAAKASGASRSELIRRAIHTVYGMRSKQERLAALDYSHGSWRGRDFTGAEYVDAIRSNLNERLARLGLA
- the ruvX gene encoding Holliday junction resolvase RuvX, producing the protein MVEIQRGPRRGRSLGIDVGKVRIGVASSDPDGILATPLETVRRDRSGKHLKRLAALVAELEAVEVIVGLPRTLADRIGPSAQDAIDLADALAERIAPTPVRLADERLTTVSAQRSLREAGVRARDQRAVIDQVAAVAILQSWLDQRRAGAGSDV
- a CDS encoding CopG family transcriptional regulator — translated: MTYILRVKRLQIYIDEDVDRALAVEARRQRKSKAALIREYVAEHLRHPGPDPVDAFVGSFEGGADLSASVDDVVYGKRE
- a CDS encoding shikimate dehydrogenase; this encodes MARARRAAVLGSPIAHSRSPQLHLAAYRALGLDDWTYERIECGAEELPGVVGAFGPEWVGVSVTMPGKFAALRFADERTARAEQVGSANTLVRVPGGWRADNTDIDGVTGALGPVSGHALVCGSGGTAPAAVVGLAELGVTGITIVARNLDKAARLVDLGSRVGVATRFCDLDGPGLADEVAVAQVLVSTIPADVAARYAGTFATIPVLLDAIYSPWPTPLAAAVSAAGGRVISGLHMLLHQAFAQVEQFTGLPAPREAMTCALAELD
- a CDS encoding type II toxin-antitoxin system VapC family toxin; its protein translation is MKLIDTSVAVDHLRGEPAAAELLTELVNNGEEIAASELVRFELLAGVRKSELATLEAFFSALAWTRVTEDIARIGGQLARRYRRSHSGIDDVDYLIAATAIVVDADLLTTNVRHFPMFRDLQPPY
- the alaS gene encoding alanine--tRNA ligase; protein product: MQTHEIRKRFLDHFVKAGHTEVPSASVILDDPNLLFVNAGMVQFVPFFLGQRTPPYATATSIQKCIRTPDVDEVGITTRHNTFFQMAGNFSFGDYFKRGAIELAWALLTNSIADGGYGLDPEKLWATVYLDDDEAAGLWQETAGLPPERIQRRGMADNYWSMGIPGPCGPSSEIYYDRGPEFGPEGGPIVNEDRYLEVWNLVFMQNERGEGTTKEDYQILGPLPRKNIDTGMGVERIALVLQGVHNVYETDLLRPVIDLVATRAPRPYDVGSHEDDVRYRIIADHSRTAAILIGDGVSPGNDGRGYVLRRLLRRVIRSAKLLGIDTPIVGDLMATVRDSMGPSYPELVNDFERINRIAVAEETAFNRTLASGSKLFDEVAGATKSAGATVVSGSDAFTLHDTYGFPIELTLEMASEAGLTVDEAGFRELMAEQRRRAKADAAARKHAHADLSAYRELVDAGPTEFTGFDELTSQAKILGIFVDGKRVPVVAHGDTLHADRVELVLDRTPLYAESGGQIADAGTITGTGAGGSAKAAVTDVQKIAKTLYVHRVNVESGEFVEGDTVVAAVDPGWRKGATQGHSGTHMVHAALRQVLGPNAVQAGSLNRPGYLRFDFNWQGPLTEEQRTQIEEVTNEAVQADFKVHTFTEQLDKAKAMGAIALFGESYPDEVRVVEMGGPFSLELCGGTHVPNTAQIGPVTILGESSIGSGVRRVEAYVGLDSFRHLAKERALMSGLAASLKVPSVEVPARVANLVDRLKAAEKELERVRQASSRAAAANAAAGAERIGNVRVVAQRMSSAMSAADLRSLVGDIRGKLGSDPAVVALIAAPPGDEGSTVPYAVAANPAAQDLGIRANDLIKQLAVAVDGRGGGKPDLAQGSGKDPTGIDAALSAVRSEIAVIARVG
- a CDS encoding PIN domain-containing protein, whose amino-acid sequence is MIFADTSFWAALGNARDARHDTAKRLWASKPAVVVTSNHVLSETWTLLNRRCGHRAAVAAAAIRFSTIVRVERVTADLEEQAWEWLARHDEREYSFVDATSFALMRSKGIHNAYAFDGDFSAAGFVEVRPE
- the aroC gene encoding chorismate synthase, whose product is MLRWITAGESHGRALVAVVEGMVAGVEVTSTDIADQLARRRLGYGRGARMAFERDAVTVLSGVRHGTTLGGPIAIEIGNTEWPKWETVMAADPVDPAELEGSARNAPLTRPRPGHADYAGMLKFGFDDARPVLERASARETAARVAAGTVARAFLRQALGVEVLSHVISIGASAPYDGPPPRAEDLPKIDASPVRAFDEAAEQAMITEIEAAKKDGDTLGGVVEVVALGLPVGLGSFTSGDNRLDGQLAAVVMGIQAIKGVEIGDGFQTARRRGSQAHDEMYPGPDGVVRSTNRAGGLEGGMTNGQPLRVRAAMKPISTVPRALATVDMATGDEAVAIHQRSDVCAVPAAAVVVETMVALVLARAVLEKFGGDSLTETRRNIAAYQRTVADREAPAARASG
- a CDS encoding prepilin peptidase; translation: MRIGIAGVLLTWLAALSYYDIKQRRLPNLLTLPGAALVLLGAAVAGRGMPALAGATALTAVYLLVHLLAPTAMGAGDVKLAIGLGGLTGCFGTEVWLPAALAAPLLTALVGVVGLWRGVRTVPHGPSMCVATAVALVFIRGPQ
- a CDS encoding endolytic transglycosylase MltG, which produces MSDEDGHRRVEPVAVGPARHRRTRAERKRAQRIRRRRRIAGGFAIGSIVVVGVATVFLGSKLWHLLSGANDDYTGNGKRDIVIQIEAGDSTTAVGETLHNKGVVRTVRAFVDAAHGNAAISSIQPGFYRMRTEIPAASAVARLADPRNRVGKLVIPEGRQLDDTTDMKTGKLNPGIFSLISRATCVDLDGNQRCVSVADLRTAASKSTPAMLSVPPWAVQPVLELGDDHRRIEGLIAPGTFNIDPAAPAETSLATLIGAGAIEYTKSGLVDTAKALSLSPYDILVVASLVQQEANVQDFPKVAQVIYNRLREHRTLEFDSTVNYPLDRREVATSDADRAQRTPWNTYVAEGLPATAICSPGVDALRAAEHPAPGDWLYFVTIDAQGTTLFTRDYRQHLANIELAKRNGVLDSTR
- a CDS encoding secondary thiamine-phosphate synthase enzyme YjbQ, translating into MLDVDTSRRRIVDLTDAIRRFCFSYGDGLCNVFVPHATAGVAIIETGAGSDDDLVDTLERLLPRDDRYRHAHGSEGHGADHVLPALVAPSVTVPVAQGEPMLGTWQSVVLVDLNRDNPRRSVRLSFVEG